One part of the Panthera leo isolate Ple1 chromosome D4, P.leo_Ple1_pat1.1, whole genome shotgun sequence genome encodes these proteins:
- the SLC27A4 gene encoding long-chain fatty acid transport protein 4 has protein sequence MLLGASLVGVLLFSKLVLKLPWTQVGFSLLFLYLGSGGWRFVRIFIKTIRRDVFGGIVLLKVKAKVRRYLRERRTVPILFASTVRRHPDKTALIFEGTDTHWTFRQLDDYSSSVANFLQAQGLASGDVAALFMENRNEFVGLWLGMAKLGVEAALINTNLRRDALRHCLTTSQAKVLIFGSEMAPAIFEIHANLDPSLSLFCSGPWEPGTVPVGTEHLDPLLEDAPTHLPSSPDKGFTDKLFYIYTSGTTGMPKAAIVVHSRYYRMAALVYYGFRMRPDDVVYDCLPLYHSAGNIVGIGQCLLHGMTVVIRKKFSASRFWDDCIKYNCTIVQYIGELCRYLLNQPPREAEHQHQVRMALGNGLRQSIWTDFSSRFHIPQVAEFYGATECNCSVGNFDSQVGACGFNSRILSFVYPIRLVRVNEDTMELIRGPNGLCLPCQPGEPGQLVGRIIQQDPLRRFDGYLNQGANNKKIAKDVFQKGDQAYLTGDVLVMDELGYLYFRDRTGDTFRWKGENVSTTEVEGTLSRLLDMADVAVYGVGVPGTEGRAGMAAVASPAGSCDLEHFAQLLERELPLYARPIFLRFLPELHRTGTFKLQKTELRKEGFDPSVVRDPLFYLDTRKGRYIPLDQEAYARIQAGEEKL, from the exons CGGCGGCATAGTGCTCCTGAAGGTGAAGGCAAAGGTCCGGCGGTACCTGCGGGAGCGGCGGACAGTGCCCATTTTGTTTGCCTCCACGGTCCGGCGCCACCCTGACAAGACAGCCTTGATCTTTGAGGGCACAGACACACATTGGACCTTCCGCCAGCTGGATGACTACTCAAGCAGCGTGGCCAACTTCCTACAGGCTCAGGGCCTGGCCTCGGGCGACGTGGCCGCCCTCTTCATGGAGAACCGCAATGAGTTTGTGGGCCTGTGGCTGGGCATGGCCAAGCTGGGTGTGGAGGCAGCACTCATCAACACCAACCTGCGGCGGGACGCCCTGCGCCACTGCCTGACCACTTCCCAGGCCAAGGTCCTCATCTTTGGCAGTGAGATGGCTCCAG CCATCTTTGAAATCCATGCCAACCTGGACCCTTCGCTCAGCCTCTTCTGCTCCGGCCCCTGGGAGCCCGGCACGGTGCCCGTCGGCACAGAGCACCTGGACCCCCTGCTGGAAGATGCCCCCACGCACCTGCCCAGTAGCCCTGACAAGGGCTTCACAG ATAAGCTCTTCTACATCTACACATCAGGCACCACAGGGATGCCCAAAGCCGCCATTGTGGTGCACAGCAG GTATTACCGCATGGCTGCCCTGGTGTACTACGGATTCCGAATGCGGCCGGACGACGTTGTCTATGACTgcctgcccctctaccactcagCAG GAAACATTGTGGGAATCGGGCAGTGCCTGCTCCATGGCATGACGGTGGTGATCCGGAAGAAGTTCTCAGCCTCCCGGTTCTGGGACGATTGTATTAAGTACAACTGCACA ATTGTGCAGTACATCGGCGAGTTGTGCCGGTACCTCCTGAACCAGCCACCCCGGGAGGCGGAGCACCAGCACCAGGTGCGCATGGCACTCGGCAATGGCCTCCGCCAGTCCATCTGGACCGACTTTTCTAGCCGCTTCCACATCCCCCAGGTGGCCGAGTTCTACGGGGCCACCGAGTGTAACTGCAGTGTGGGCAACTTCGACAGCCAG GTGGGGGCATGTGGCTTCAACAGCCGCATCCTGTCCTTTGTGTACCCCATCCGGCTGGTGCGAGTCAACGAGGACACCATGGAACTGATCCGGGGGCCCAATGGCCTCTGCCTTCCCTGCCAGCCAG GTGAGCCAGGCCAGCTAGTGGGCCGCATCATCCAGCAGGATCCCCTGCGGCGCTTTGACGGCTACCTCAACCAGGGTGCCAACAATAAGAAGATTGCCAAGGACGTCTTCCAAAAGGGAGACCAGGCCTACCTCACCG GTGACGTGCTGGTGATGGACGAGCTGGGCTATCTGTACTTCCGAGACCGCACGGGAGACACGTTCCGCTGGAAAGGCGAGAACGTGTCCACCACCGAGGTGGAGGGCACACTCAGCCGCCTGCTGGACATGGCCGACGTGGCAGTGTATGGTGTCGGGGTGCCAG GAACCGAGGGCCGGGCTGGAATGGCTGCGGTGGCCAGCCCTGCTGGCAGCTGCGACCTGGAGCATTTTGCACAGCTGCTGGAGAGGGAGCTGCCCCTGTATGCCCGCCCCATCTTCCTGCGCTTCCTGCCTGAGCTGCACAGAACGG GGACCTTCAAGCTACAGAAGACAGAGCTGCGGAAGGAAGGCTTTGACCCATCGGTTGTGAGAGACCCACTGTTCTACTTGGATACCCGGAAGGGCCGCTACATCCCGCTGGACCAAGAGGCCTACGCCCGCATCCAGGCAGGCGAGGAGAAGCTGTGA